The Sulfurospirillum oryzae genome contains the following window.
TGCATGATGTTGCGTAAAAAGAGCTGTCTGGAATCACGGAGCGATTTTATTTTAGCTACCGCACTGTCAAATTCGTTGGCAAGAGCGGCAATTTCATCTTTTTTAGTGCTTTTACATGTAACGTCGTAATTGCCATTGGCAAAGTGTTTGATCTGCTCACGCAATGTTTTAAGCGGTAGAATACTTCGGATAATGCCAATGTAGAGAAAGATAACAAAAGCGAGCGTTAGAAATGGGAAGAGAATTTGAGGAAAAACTTCTTTTTCAAAGGGCACTTGCAAGATGATAGGATCACCATCTCTTTTTTGCAAAATGGCATAAATATGAATGCCATGCGAAACGACATACATCCCAAATCGTAATTTTTCTTCCATCTGTTTCATAGGAAAAGGACGAGGAGGTTTAGGTAACGATAAAAGTTTTTCTTGCAATTTTCGGTCGTCTACAAGCGTAAAGCCCATCTCATCGAGTTTGGCAAAATCAAGCTGTTTCGTAAGCGGATCAACCGCTGTACGAACCGCTAGATGCGCGTAGTCATGCATACGCCTTATATTGCTTTCACGCTCATGAATCGAGAGTGAAAAAAAGATGGCAGCGATGCCTAAAAGCGCCAGTGCAAAAATGAGCGTAATGCGCGTGATGATCGAATGATACCATCTCATGCTTGAAGCCTATAACCGATGCCGCGTACGGAATGGATGAGTTTGGGCTCTTTAGAACTCTCACCCAGTTTGGTTCTGATACGACTAATAAGAACATCTAAACTTCTGCTTTCATTGTCTTCATTAAGACTTAGCGTGCTACTGAGCAGTTCCGTTCTTGAGACAACGCAGTTGTTCTTTTTGATGAGGTGTGCAAGGACGTCGTATTCGGCAGGGGTAAGTGTCAAAGGTGTATGGTTGAAAAAAATGGTATGGCTCTCTTCTTTGAGTATGAGGGCTGAAATTGACGCTTCGTCATGAGGTGAATTGCTTTTTTTATAGCGTCTTAGCACACTCATAATGCGTGCATAAAGCTCTTTAGGTTCATAAGGTTTTGGCAAGTAGTCGTCAGCGCCCAGCTCTAAACCTACGATCTTATCTTCCAGATCACTGCGCGCAGAGGAGATAATAATAGGGATGTCGCTTTTAGCGCGTACTTCTTTGCAAATCTCAAGCCCATCCATACCTGGAAGCGAGAGGTCTAAAATCAGCAGGTCATACTTTTTGAGGCTCAGTGCGCTGATACCAAGGTAGGGGTCATCATAGTTGGTCACGATGATGTTATAGCGTTTTAAAAAATTGCATAAAATTTCGGCGAGTTCGACATCATCTTCAATCATCAAAAGGTTAGGTTGCATAGGCGTATCCTTAGAATTTGCTTGCAATAATGATACATCTACTCTTTGAATGGTTTGTTAATGCTAAAGCCACAAAGAAGCTTTTCGTTTTCCTCGTCAATGATAAATTCGTATAGATGGAAGTGGCTTTGTAACCCTTCTAAAGTAGGCAGTGCAATTTCATGTTCAACAACACCTTCATAAAGCGCAAGGCGGTCTGTTTCTGCTATGTTTTGGGCAGTTTGAGCATCAAAAAGATCAAAGGCGTTTCTGTTTTTCCATGTTTTAAAACCGATGAACTTTTGGTAAGATTGGTTCATATACAGATAGTTTCCCTGCGTGTTTTTGATAAAGGCAAGAGCGGGAATATTTTCTACAAAAGCGATGAATCGCTCTTGTTCTAAATGCTCTTTAACCTCTTCTTCTTTGCGTTCTGATATGTCACGAATCGTACCAACCATGCGAATGTTTTGGTCGTTTTTACCCCGAATGACACGACCTCGAACATTAATCCAACGCAG
Protein-coding sequences here:
- a CDS encoding ArsS family sensor histidine kinase; translated protein: MRWYHSIITRITLIFALALLGIAAIFFSLSIHERESNIRRMHDYAHLAVRTAVDPLTKQLDFAKLDEMGFTLVDDRKLQEKLLSLPKPPRPFPMKQMEEKLRFGMYVVSHGIHIYAILQKRDGDPIILQVPFEKEVFPQILFPFLTLAFVIFLYIGIIRSILPLKTLREQIKHFANGNYDVTCKSTKKDEIAALANEFDSAVAKIKSLRDSRQLFLRNIMHELKTPITKGKLAAEMIEDATYTNILQNVFKRQEALLEEFSRIEKLSADELKLDIKTYHIEDVVDFALDILEDKKENITCQLTPVELHVDFELFGVVLKNLLDNGVNYAHDHRVILRNDAKTITVSNHAPALEFPIERYAEPYFLEGKKQKSSRGLGFGLFITWHVIRLHGMRLKYKREGEMNHFMIYM
- a CDS encoding response regulator transcription factor, which codes for MQPNLLMIEDDVELAEILCNFLKRYNIIVTNYDDPYLGISALSLKKYDLLILDLSLPGMDGLEICKEVRAKSDIPIIISSARSDLEDKIVGLELGADDYLPKPYEPKELYARIMSVLRRYKKSNSPHDEASISALILKEESHTIFFNHTPLTLTPAEYDVLAHLIKKNNCVVSRTELLSSTLSLNEDNESRSLDVLISRIRTKLGESSKEPKLIHSVRGIGYRLQA